The genomic interval GGCTACGTGGACGCCCTCTTCGTCGTCCACGCCGGCTGGGGCGCCGAGCAGAGCCGCAATCCGGGGAACATCTGGAGCTGCAAGTGGGACCTGGAATCCAACGGAGGCCCCGGGTACTTCTCCACCGACGACGGGGTCAAAATAAATAATTTCATGGTCGTGCCCGAGGAGCTCCTGGACAACGCCGACGACGGCAACGAGCTTCTGATCACCATCGGCGTGTTCTGCCACGACTTCGGGTACACGCTCGGCCTGCCCGCGCTCTACGACACCACCCCCAGCCGCTGGGGCGCCGACTCCTACGGCATCGGTTACTGGGGGTTGATGGGCTACGGCGCCTGGACGGGAATCGTGGCCTATCCACAGCGCGTCCCCCTTCCCGGCAACTGCCCCGTGCACCCCTGCGCCTGGAGTAAGCACCACGCCGGTTGGGTCGCGGTGACCAACGCCACCCAGGGCCGCAACCAGCCGCACGCCGTCTACCGGGCCGAGAGCCCGGCGCCGCCCAACGCCACCCGGTTCCTGAGAATCACCGTCGCCGGTCCGGAGGAGTACTTCCTGTTGGAGAACCGTCAGCAGGTGGGCTTCGACCGCGGCCTGTCGTATCTTGCGCACATAGACCCCGACGATCCGACGCCCTGCGACGGCCTTCTGATCTGGCACATTGACGAGCGGGTCATCGAGGACAACCTGGCGGGAAACACCGTCAACGGGAACAAGCTGCACAAGGGCGTGGATCTGGAGGAGGCCGACGGTTACAACGACCTGGACTTCCGGGTGAACCTGGGCGACGACGGGGACCCCTTCCCGGGAAAGTTCTCGAAACGGGAGTTCGGCCCCGACACGTCGCCCGATTCCCTCCCCTACGGCTCCAGTGAGTCCACCTGCTACATCGAGCGCATCAGCGACTCGGGCAACCCGATGACCCTCTACGTGACCAGCATCCGCAACCCGTTGACACAGGGGGTGATGGCGGGGCCCAACCCCTACTACCCCGAGCGGGACGACCACCTCACCTTCTTCTTCGAGTTCGGCATCCGGGTCACCGTCCGCATCTACACCCTCTCCGGAGACCTGGTGCGTACCATCGGCGAGGACGAGGTGGACGAGGCCTTCGGCCAGGCCACGTGGTACGGGGACAACGACGACGGGAGCCAGGTGGCCACGGGTCTCTACTTCTTCACCGTGGATTCGGGCGCGTATCACGTGGGCCACGGCAAGTTCACGGTCATCCGCTGAAGGGGACCGGTATGCGCGGATTTACCTTCGGTCGCGGATATTACCCACGGTTGCGGTCATCCCTTCGGGCCCGTATGATACTGATAACCCTCGTTCTGGCGAACGTGGCCCTCGCCGGCGGACCGGGCACCGTGGGGGCCGATTTCCTCCGCTTGGGGATAGGCGCCCGTCCCATGGCGCTGGCCGGGGCCTACACCGCCATCAGCGACGACGTCTTCGGCATGGCCACCAACCCCGCCGGGTTGGCCCAGATAATCAACGCCGAGCTGGGTTCCTACTACGCCAACATCATCGGCGACGTGCACCACGGCTGGATCGGATTCACCCATGACATCAGCGACATGTGGAGCTACGGCGTGGAGCTGAACATGGTCTACACGTCCGAAACCCGCCGGGATTCCTACGGCGACCCCATCGGGACCTACAGCGTGGCACTGGGCACCCTGGGCGGAGCCATCTCCATGGAGCCGCTCCCGGGTTTCTCGCTCGGGCTCTCCGGGCACTACGTCATGCAGAAGTACGATCAGGAAGTAGGCCAGGGCTTCGCCGGCGATTTCGGCCTCCTCTACCACACCCGGTTCAACGGCCTTCGGGTGGGCGTGGTCGTGGAAAATTTAGGTCCGAAGGTGAAGTTCCAGGAGCTATCCGAGTCCATGCCCATGGGGGTTCGCGTCGGTCTCGGCTCGAGCATGTTCCAGCAGACGCTCACCGTGACCGGCGACTTCGGCCTGGGCTTCGAGGGGACGATGGAGGCCTGCGCCGGGGTCGAGTGGGAGGCGGTCCGGGGCGTGTCGTTCCGCGCCGGCTACGACATTCTCGGGGACTTCGATTCCTGGTCCGGCATCTCGCTGGGAATCGGCCTGGACGCCCTGTCCGGTCTCATGGTGGGCGAGCTGGACTACGCCTTCGTTCCCCAACTGCCCATGGGCTACGTGCACCGCGTCAGCTACACGCTGAAGTTTTAGTCCCTTCGCCGTGGTTTGGGCGGGTGGAATCGGCTATCCCTTTCGCCGGTTGGAGGCATGCGGGATGCGGGATTGGGGAGGATGGCTGCTCTATAAAAGACGGGCCGACCTAAAGGTCGGCCCCTACATTATCGCAGCCGGCCGGGGTGATGTTTGCCGAAAAAGCGGCGGGGATAGGAACCGAGCGAAGCGAGCTATGCCCCTGGCAAATCCCCCCCTCCGTCCATCCGTCGCGGGTCCGATTCACAGAGGGTTCACCGTTGAGCCCTTTATTAATATCCTCGCATCGTGATATACTGCCCTGGCTTGCGACGGCCGATTCGGCGTTTTTTCCAACGGAGCCCTCAGGGAGTTGATGATGAAGAGAATGCACTTTTTCACCTCGGAGTCCGTCACCGAGGGGCACCCGGACAAGGTAGCCGATCAGATTTCCGACGGGGTTTTAGACTCCGCGCTGGAACAGGATATCCATTCCCGTGTGGCCTGCGAGACCCTGGTCACCACCGGTCTGGCCATCGTCACCGGGGAAATCACCACCGAGGGGTTCATAGACATCCCCAGGATCGTCCGGGACACGGTGAAGGAGATAGGTTACACCGACGCCCGCATGGGCTTCGATTACGAGTCCATCGGGATTCTCTCGGCCATAGACCCCCAGTCCCCGGACATCTCCCAGGGTGTGAATGAGTCTTCCACCCACGAGCAGGGCGCCGGCGACCAGGGATTGATGTTCGGCTACGCCACCGACGAGACGCCGGAGCTGATGCCGCTGACCGCATCGTTGGCCCACCGGCTGGCGCAGCGGCTGGCCGAGGTGCGCAAGACCGGCATCGTCCCCCACCTGCGCCCCGACGGCAAGACCCAGGTTACGGTGGAGTACTCCGATGGCGAGCCCCACCGCGTGAAGACGGTGGTCATCGCCGCCCAGCACGACGAGGAGGTCCCGCCCGAGAAGCTGGTGCAGACGATAAAGGACGAGGTCATCGCCAGGGTCATCCAGCCGGAGTGGCTGGACTCGGGGACGGAGTACCACATCAACGGAACCGGGAGGTTCCTCTTCGGCGGCCCGCAGGCCGACGCCGGTCTCACCGGGCGCAAGATAATCGTGGACACCTACGGCGGCCACGGCGCCCACGGGGGCGGCTGCTTCTCCGGCAAGGACCCCTCCAAGGTGGACCGCTCGGCCAGCTACATGGCCCGCTACATCGCCAAAAACATCGTCGCCGCCGGACTGGCCCGCACGCTCGAGCTCCAGTTGGCGTACTGCATCGGGGTGGCCCAGCCGGTGAGCATCCTCGTCGAGGCCTTCGGCACGGCCACGGTGGACGAGGAGGCCCTCGAGCGCGCGGTCCGAAAAATCTTTGATCTGCGGCCCAAGGCCATCATCGAGCGGCTGGACCTGCTCCGCCCCATCTACAAAAAAACCGCCGCCTACGGCCACTTCGGCCGGGAGCTGCCCGAGTTCACCTGGGAGAAGACCGACGCGGTCGGGGACCTCGCCAACGCCGTGTAAACGGATAATTTCCAGAGGGGGTAAGCCGGCCCCCCTCTCTTTTAAATGCGTTCCCGATGACTTCCACCCGTTCTCAAGGTCTGTGTTTCGGTGTGATGATGGATGAACCCCGGCTTGCCGACTGGCAGGTGAGGTGTATCGAGCATCTGCTGGAGCTTGAAGGGGTGGAACCGGTCCTCCTCATCACGAACGCCGAATCCGGAAGGCCTTGGTTGAAGAGGTTTCTGCGGGCTCTCTTCTCGCGCGACTTTCCCTTTCTCGTTTTTAAAAAATTGTTTGTGAGGGCTCCCTGTCTACGGATGCGGGATCTTCCGCACCGCTTTGACGGGGTGCCGATTCTGTCGTGCCGGGTCACCACGAAGGGTCGTTTCTCCCAGTATTTCTCCGAGGACGATCTGGAAGTAATCCGCGGTTATCGGTTGGATTTCATCCTCCGTTTCGGATTCAACATCATCCGGGGTGGGATACTGCGGGCGGCCCGTTACGGGGTGT from bacterium carries:
- the metK gene encoding methionine adenosyltransferase; the encoded protein is MMKRMHFFTSESVTEGHPDKVADQISDGVLDSALEQDIHSRVACETLVTTGLAIVTGEITTEGFIDIPRIVRDTVKEIGYTDARMGFDYESIGILSAIDPQSPDISQGVNESSTHEQGAGDQGLMFGYATDETPELMPLTASLAHRLAQRLAEVRKTGIVPHLRPDGKTQVTVEYSDGEPHRVKTVVIAAQHDEEVPPEKLVQTIKDEVIARVIQPEWLDSGTEYHINGTGRFLFGGPQADAGLTGRKIIVDTYGGHGAHGGGCFSGKDPSKVDRSASYMARYIAKNIVAAGLARTLELQLAYCIGVAQPVSILVEAFGTATVDEEALERAVRKIFDLRPKAIIERLDLLRPIYKKTAAYGHFGRELPEFTWEKTDAVGDLANAV
- a CDS encoding PorV/PorQ family protein: MILITLVLANVALAGGPGTVGADFLRLGIGARPMALAGAYTAISDDVFGMATNPAGLAQIINAELGSYYANIIGDVHHGWIGFTHDISDMWSYGVELNMVYTSETRRDSYGDPIGTYSVALGTLGGAISMEPLPGFSLGLSGHYVMQKYDQEVGQGFAGDFGLLYHTRFNGLRVGVVVENLGPKVKFQELSESMPMGVRVGLGSSMFQQTLTVTGDFGLGFEGTMEACAGVEWEAVRGVSFRAGYDILGDFDSWSGISLGIGLDALSGLMVGELDYAFVPQLPMGYVHRVSYTLKF
- a CDS encoding immune inhibitor A domain-containing protein — translated: GYVDALFVVHAGWGAEQSRNPGNIWSCKWDLESNGGPGYFSTDDGVKINNFMVVPEELLDNADDGNELLITIGVFCHDFGYTLGLPALYDTTPSRWGADSYGIGYWGLMGYGAWTGIVAYPQRVPLPGNCPVHPCAWSKHHAGWVAVTNATQGRNQPHAVYRAESPAPPNATRFLRITVAGPEEYFLLENRQQVGFDRGLSYLAHIDPDDPTPCDGLLIWHIDERVIEDNLAGNTVNGNKLHKGVDLEEADGYNDLDFRVNLGDDGDPFPGKFSKREFGPDTSPDSLPYGSSESTCYIERISDSGNPMTLYVTSIRNPLTQGVMAGPNPYYPERDDHLTFFFEFGIRVTVRIYTLSGDLVRTIGEDEVDEAFGQATWYGDNDDGSQVATGLYFFTVDSGAYHVGHGKFTVIR